The nucleotide window tctacaagggtatgtagatgcactcccctctcccttgttgctagatgactccatagattgatcttggtgatgcgtagaaaattttaaaattctgctacgttctccaacaggtagttacaaaggtagatTTCGAGTTTGTTcagacccatgctgcgagacatggtcgagcaagatgggatttatccctccgatcaggagaggatatactctgggcccctcgtgtgatccgaccgggataagcatggccatgcgataAGGATTTTGAGATAATttggtttgtggtcggcatcactggaacgagaaagaggtcgggctagcacaaggatgacagactcgccttgagctcgacaacatagATCATGTGGCAAAAGGAACGGAACTGTGATGTACAGTTTctcctaaccagcttcatagtctgcttggtgttcagtatgccttgctagaggccgctaccaactgtgcagttcggaagtgatccgaactgcgaccaagtcggcttgaacctaaggggtcacgcgcttaagggaaggaacctacgaggtcggatccgaggacactggtcggatgtggtccgagctgtattcggattgtggccgagtataCTTGTGGGCTTTAGgatccgtgcgaggcccaagtgttgagcccgcgacggacgcctatatatagtggaggtgcggCACACTCATGCGGTCGATtgcttcggcgctgtcactagggtttgcatgtgttgcgaatagaaacctccactcgccgccgactgtgtgatcggacctagctgTCCGCCGCACGgtgttcctcctgcacgcgcggataccgttagaggcggtgcatcTGCGCCGCTCCGGCGAACTTGTACGTGGGATCGGACAACAGGCTGCTCGAGGTAGATCgcacgaggaggagacgatccacgcggacgcgctgccccaactcttcttccgctgcacacGGCACTGCGtatctagtggtaacgaactgtgatccatctcccgtagcatgttcttggctgttctgcgcgtaggaaattttaatttgcagtcgacgcaccctaccgtagaacccaaCATGCTTAAGCAGAACCAAGGCGTGAAGAAACCCTTACCCGGCTGTCCCTCTCCCACTAAAAGGCTCTAACCCATGTTACCATCTCTGCTAATCTCCTGACAGAACCTCTGGAAAGAGGCTTAGTCACGTCCTTGATCTCCTCCAGAAGAACTAATGTAATATGCTGCAATCATGCGACGATGCAACAGCTTGCATCCTGATTATGTTACTATTAATCCCCACTTGTTCGCACACTGATTGTACTATCATGAGCCTAATTATTTTACACGAACCGGGCGCTCGATTTCCCTTGCTCACATGACCCTAACGTAATGCAATCTCACCTGGGAACCTGGAGTGGCCAGCGATTTTGGCAGTTGATTACTCCGGCAGTGCATCCCCAGTGCCTTGTCAAGGGTCAAGGGCCGCCATGGAAACTCGCCACAGGATCTCCAAAGGAGATCCACCCCACGCGCACCAGCTCATCATTGTCGCCCGCCCCCTCCCATCATCCCCGGTAAACCATCGCTCCGATCCCCCTATTTATACCCGCGCACCTGCGCATCATTTGCTCATCACCACCGCCGGCGAGCTCTCTACTTCCTCTCGACCTTCCTAGCTACACGGACACCCACAGAGCTCCGATAGTTTGTTAAAGAAAATGGCGCCTCAGAGCCTGGATCTTGGCCTGAGCCTTGGCCTTGGCCTCGTGTCTCAGCCCTCCCAGCCGAGCTTCTGGTACTCCGGCGGCAATGTGGCGGCGGACCAAGAAGTGGGCCCGACTCCGaccgcggcggcggtggaggagaGGAGGTGCTCGCCCGGTAGCCCGGCGTCgagcggcagcggcagcgggcTGAAGCGTGGTGCCGAGAGGTCCGCCGGCAGCGGCGACGAGGACCAGGACGATGACGGCGGCAACGCGCGCAAGAAGCTCCGCCTGTCCAAGGACCAGGCCGCCGTCCTCGAGGAGTGCTTCAAGACGCACCACACCCTCACTCCGGTACGTGTCTCGCCTCGCCTCATTGCACACAACGCAACACGCTCGATCACGTCACATGGATGATTCATGGAGATCGAGGATGGGGAAATGACATGGATTTCCTTTGCGTTTGCAGAAGCAGAAGCTGGCGCTGGCCAACAGCCTCGGGCTGCGGCCGCGGCAGGTGGAGGTGTGGTTCCAGAACCGCCGCGCCCGGACAAAGCTAAAGCAGACGGAGGTGGACTGCGAGTACATGAAGCGCTGGTGCGAGCAGCTCGCCGAGCAGAACCGCCGCCTCGAGAAGGAGGTGGCCGAGCTCAGGGCGCTCAAGGCCGCACCGCCGGCGCACAACGGCGCCTCGGCGGGGCCGCTCACCACCCTCACCATGTGCCTCTCCTGCAAGCGCGTCGCGTCCACGTCCTCCGCCTCGGCCTGCACCGTGCCCAGCTTCTCCTCCAATGCCGGCACCGGCATGCCAATGCCATCCCCGGTGGCGCTGCCAGAGCACCGGCAGTTCTTCTGCGGTTTCCGAGACACCGGAGCAACGTACGGCAGCTCTGCCGGGCTCGCGAAGGTGGTCAAGGCGGCCAGATAGAACGAGCTATCTCTGTGACGCCGCCATGATGAGCATGCCAAGCAAGCTAACAAAAAAATGGCGGCATTGTCACGACTCACAAATTTAAGCAAGTGTAGCAGAAAGTTTAATCCTTTTTCTTCTCTGTCTCTGAGGGAAATGCAAGTTAATTAGTTTTAACAATCTAGGATCGGTCAATCGACGAGTTCCTGTGGGGATGAATGTATCCATGTGAAAAGTTTATGAAATAACATGAGAAACTAATGCATACCAACATGTTGAGTAAAAGTACACCAACATGTTGAGTAAATTTCCAATTTCCTTCCCTGTCTTGCATAGTTGTTGCAGTGGGCAGCGTAGATCGAGGGTTGGTGTATTATTACTACTTGACTACTTGGCTTGGTTTGTCAGATGTATCACCAACATGTTGAGTGATTTTTCTAATTTTCTACCCTGTCCTGCATAGATGTTGCAGCGTAGATCAGGAGTTGGTGTAGTATTACTTGACTTGGTTTTTCTGGAGTATCATCTACTCAATTTCAGCTGCCCGACAAGTTGCATCTTAAAGGTGACTTCTGCTTTAGTTTGGCCATCTAGCAAAAGAAGTTATGCTATTAGTATACCATTTCACTTGCCTATCTTACGGGCAATTTTCCAAGTCCGAGTAACATGTTAGGTGCATGGTCTCCTCATTTTGGTTGTTCAGGTATTTCACCTTGTCGTTTCTATGTGTTTGAGCTTTTATATTGGCCTCCGGAGTCGCAACTGGAAGATCCGCATATCCCGGCCTAAAAAAACCTCACGCGTGTCACAAGGCCGAACCAACGTGATGTAGAGGTCGCCAAAGGACCACATTGCAAAGAAAAGCCGTCGCCGCCCTCACCAACAAATGTTGCGGACCCTGACCTCACCGGCATCAGAGGCTGGCAAAGATCTACGCCAACAAGCAATTAACATTCATGTAGGTGACACCGTTGATATTTGGAGGCTCGAGGAAATCGGTCTGATCGGTGCGTAGCCACCAAACAAATCGTCACCGTCTAACTCTAGTTATAAAGCCGGAAGCGGGGAAAATAGAGCTACATAGGATATATCATGATCTCCTTGCACTCCCACACTGACAGAACAAATGGAGGAGGGGAATGGCCTATCAGTATAGGAGAAGTGGCGGCATGGTAGGAACGCTCGGAAAATCGCCTCTATAGAGTTTGATGACGAGATAGATATTTTTGTTCTTGCAATCCATTTACAGATTCATATGGTGTTTGAAGGTGTAGGTTTACTAGAACCAGTTGAGATGAGTGGTCTTAAAGAGTTGTAGGAGTACAGGGGAATTCTCATATGGACACAGTTATTTCGAAGGGATTTGAGTTTTCTTTACATATCCAGAGAATCCAAGTATAACCGGAGGTTAACCTGACTGTGCCAACAATGATTAAAAAAATAGCAAGCTTTAGTTTGTGCCTAGCTTGCTTGTTGAAGAACCTCCCCATCTGTGTGTTGTGATAAGATGGTTAGTGCGAATGTGGTCACTGTTGTAGTTTGCATATTGCAGATCTTATCGCTTCAGGTTTTATTTCCCTTTTTTACTTGCCTATGCATAGTTTTGGCCTTATATGACTTTGGTATTTAACGATATGTTTTTGTGCGTGTGTGTTGGTGTTGGTCATGTGCATATTAATTATGTAGATGCCGGGTGTGTATTCATTGTGTTTATATCTTTCTGATGTTTCATTTTGAGCCAATAAAGTTCACTCTTTGTCGTAAAAAAAAAAACCATGCCAagggcgatgacggcggcgcgccttcggcaCGATTCAATGCTTGTTGTCGCCGTTAGGTGGTCTATTAAATCTGGATCTAATTTTAATTATTTCTGGTGCTCCTTGTACTTCCGTGATTGAAAATGAATAGATCAAAAGTTTCTCGCAGAAAAAGCTTGTAATTCCCTTATTTTAAATTAATTGAATTCTTATTTTTGTCATAAGTAAAATAGGGTAAATAACAAAAAAAAAGGCAATACCCTCATCTGGAATATAAAAGATATTTTAGAATGAATTTAGTGATACTATATTGGTCGTGATATTGATAATGCGGCCATCAGAAAACACACGACGACAGGCCGAAGCGCACGCACACACGAGCGTGATCGACGAATCAGATGCCGGCCGGGGGCGCGACCGCACGAGCGCACACATGCGACGTCGACGACGAAAGTGCCCGGAAAACGACGATTAAAGGGCGCCATTCAACGGCGCCTAGCTACAAAACTACTAGTAGTAGTGGTATTTTGATTGATACTACTAATTTCTTCCGCTAGTGGTCGCTAGAGTGGTTGACGTGCAAGTTTTGTGACATCGTTCGCCTACTTGTAAACTGAGGAAGTAACTTGTATGGCACTAGGGCTAGAAAAAGTTTGGGGTAAGGAAATAAAGACTGCCTATTTATCTGGTACCCGAAACGAAAAACAAGCATTAATCCATCCCAAACCATTAGATCGCTATTTAACGGCCATGATCAGGCATGCACTGTTTATATGCAGCCTTGCACCCCCAACAATTGCAGGCCGGATTATTGCCTTCTGCAGTCCACTTGACCGACATCTTATGGTTCGTCATTATTTACATATGGTCTTTTTTTTTTGTTAGCCGCTCATTTTATCTGGGCCTTCAGTTTAATGTTAAAAGTGAGAAAGATAAAACACGAACCTGTTCTATGATAAGAGTAATTAATCATTGTTGTTTCAAGGTTAATCCATTTCATGCACTTTGTTCAAAAGCAAAGGTATATATCCGTGGAGCCTGGTTCGTTATAAATCAAGAAATGACTTTTTTTTTAGGTCAAGAGATTTGTCACGTGCTACTACATGCTCCTCACTGCCGCGTCCCTGGCTCCCCTCGCCTCCTAAACAGTAAAGAAGTCATCGGAATTCCTGTTCTCAGTC belongs to Triticum urartu cultivar G1812 chromosome 7, Tu2.1, whole genome shotgun sequence and includes:
- the LOC125521294 gene encoding homeobox-leucine zipper protein HOX28-like, which gives rise to MAPQSLDLGLSLGLGLVSQPSQPSFWYSGGNVAADQEVGPTPTAAAVEERRCSPGSPASSGSGSGLKRGAERSAGSGDEDQDDDGGNARKKLRLSKDQAAVLEECFKTHHTLTPKQKLALANSLGLRPRQVEVWFQNRRARTKLKQTEVDCEYMKRWCEQLAEQNRRLEKEVAELRALKAAPPAHNGASAGPLTTLTMCLSCKRVASTSSASACTVPSFSSNAGTGMPMPSPVALPEHRQFFCGFRDTGATYGSSAGLAKVVKAAR